CCTATTATATTATGTAATCCTCATTTCGTAACAGGTTTGAACTCATACTTAATTGCTTAGCTTATTAACTTTTTCAATTTGCGATAGAGAACGATTGCTATTATGCTAATTGCGTATCCAAGAAGTCTTGAAGGTAGAAGTAGTATTAATAGTTCATCGTAATACCCCAATGTGGTGCTTGATTTGCAGTTATTTACGCCTTCAACCTTGAATATCAGTGAATACTTGAGTTCCGATGATAGTGGTTCTCGCGAGATAAGGCCTTTTTCTTCGAGCATCTTTATAACGTTTCTAGGATTTGAGTAAAACCATTTGCTGTCTACAACTATGTACTTAATGCAGTATTTTTTACTCATATTATAGACTTTGTAGTAGCTAAGACTGTTCTTCACAAGATTATCGTAAACTATATAGTCCTTGTAGATACATCCCTCCATAAAACAGCTAAGCGCGTGCCATGTCTTAGGGCTAAAAACGTTTATCCATTGGTTTCCATGAAATGTATCACCGTCCATCAGGTACGCTCGAAAGCCTTCACCAGTATTCTCCTTAAGGAACTGAGCGACAAGGTATTCATCGCTATACACATAGGTATGGTCTGTGTGAAAGCTGTTCCAGTAGACTCCGACGTAGGCTGGCGTGTAGGCTGCAATGAACGCTACTAGAGCAAGGTGCGCGAATAGAGTAATGCTATGTCTTCCTCGTGAATTCTTAGCTGCTCTGGATAGTGAGTCTAGGAAGCCTAGAACCATTAACAGCCCTAGGGTGGGTATGAGTCTGAGTCCTTGCCCGTAAACCGCCACAAGGATTGTAAACGCAAGAATGTAATATAATGGCAGTTTTTCAGCTCTCCTCGCAATCGTAACATACGCGATGACGGCGATAAGCCCCATAACAATTATCGGGAGTTGCACAGCAGGCTCATAGAGAGGCGGGTACGGGCTAGAGCTATGGGCGAGTATTGATAGCTTGAAGCTTAAAGGTGTTTTCACCCGTAGATAATGCTGCAACCCGAAGGGTAGTAGTGCTGGTATAAGCCACCATGCAGTATAAGCAGCTGAGAGTAGTACTCCTACCGCTACTAGGATTATTAGGTATGTTATAGCCCTAAAGCTTGCCCCTCTCCTATAATGCGTGAGGATCTTAGCAACGAAAGTTGTAAGAGCCAGGATTGCGAGTTCGAGTGAGGCTATAAGGTGGGTTAGTAGCGTTAGGGCGGAGAATATGCTGAAACGCTTAACCTCATCGGAATCACCAGAATCTAGGAGCTTAACGAGGCTTGCTAGGGATAGGAAGGCGAAGGCTTCGCCTAGTATCCTAGTATACTCCCAATAAACTGCAATAGTTGATACGTATCCTGATATCAACGGCGCGGCTAGGGCTAGGAGTAGGGATGCCCTGCTTGAACCACTTACGCTGTAGGCGAAGGAGTATATAGCCCTAAGGAAAGCGTATATGGCTATGAAGTACGCTAGATAGGCTCCATATATAAAGCTGCCAGCTAATAGTCCAAGAGCGAATATGAGTAGAAGGCCTAGAGGAGGGTAGAACCGAAGTAGGTCGAAACCCCCACACCACGCTGGCGTGTACAGACCGTAGGAGTGTAGCTCCTTAGCCCACGAGATGTAGTATGCTATGGTTGCACTGTGGAAGTAGCCTCTCTCAAAGCTAGGAAGCCCCTCAGCTGTAAGGAGAGGATGTGCTAGTATGAGCGCCCATAACACTATTGCTATAGATGCAACAGTCTCGAATGGTAATGATCTTGCAAACCTCATCAAGGCCACCCTGCATATCTACTAGTTCTATAGATCCAGTCAACCCACAGTGTTGCAACCAGTAGTATCATGAAAGCGCCGCCAAGCACGTCGTGGAAGAAACGGAACGCTGCATAGCCCTGCACAACGCCAGCAACTCCGGACACAAACATGCGGACTATGTTAGCGAAGAAGAGGATTGTCGATCCCACAATGCCTGCCTTCACTTTCTGCCACTTACTAATCCTCGGGGTAAAAACTACGAGTAGGATGTAGACAATTAGAGAGTATATGCCAACGCAGGAAGGAGTGAGCACTATTGTGACAACATTCCCCCCTCCCCAGATCATGAGTGCATTATGGGCTACATCAATCACATTAATGCCCAGCGCTTTATAGGAGAGGATCATCACCCTCTTCTCAATCAACACTACTGGCTTGTAGAGAGACGTAAATATAATGACGTAGAGTATTACCGTTATCACTGCTATGGAGACTAATAAGCTATAGAAGCTATTGGTGCGAGCTTTTCTAATCACTGTAGAACCTCTCGTACTTACCCCTCTTGCTCGTAACATGCCATACCGCCCTCCTCGTAATCAAGTATTTTAAGGTCCCTATAGCATGGATTAAGGCAGTATAATATATCATCAAGATCATGTACCCTGCAACCACTACACTATTCATATAACCGCATTTCTCAAGTATGCACCCGGCAACTACGAGAGTTTCAATGCCAATCAGCCATAAATAGACTCCTATAGGCCATACAAGCTCCAGCCGCCCATAGCCTGCTAAAGCTAGGATCAAAGGCACAATTGTATTCACGTAAACCCATAACCCATTTGTGAAGAAGAGCCCTTGCAGTATATACCCGATCTTCTCGGTAAATGTGAGGTTTTCACTGCTAACAGCATCAACGAACGTTTTGAAGAACTCGTCAAGTGTTCCTACGGACCATCTTATCTGCTGCCTCCAGAAGGCGCGTTGAGTCCTAGGCACGGAGCCGTTAGCGTATGCTTCATGAGAAGCTATAACCTTCAGGTTTGGAATGCTTAATGCCGCGTCAATCGTGAGCCTGAAGTCCTCTGATAAACTGCCCTCCCTAAACCTCACAGCCTCCAATACACGTCTACTTATCAGGCCGCATGAACCTGTGAAGAAGGGGAATAACCTCAGCCAGTATCTTCCAACAATGTTGATTATCGCGCCCGCCATGGATGCACGATAGAGAAGGCCGAATAAAGTGTTAGAGCCCTTCACATGCCTCTGGTAGCCCTGTACAATATCGGCCTCCTCGTCAAAGGCGAGCTCGACAAGCTTTAAAACCATGTCGGAGGGAGGCTCGAAGTCGGCGTCCAGGATAAGTATGTAGTCAACGTTATACATTTCGAGAAGGATCTCTATAGCCTCATTTAAAGCACCAGCTTTAAGGCCTTTCCTCCCCTCTCTTTTAAGGTGGAGTATTCTACCATTACTTCTCACCGAGATATTGGAAATTTCATGCGATAAGCTTGAGTCGGTTGAATCGTCAACCACTATCGTTATTACGTACGGGTAGTCTATCCTCATAATAGCCTCAAGAGAGGAGAGCACCTCGTAATCGTTATAGACGGGCACTATTATACCTACCCTCGGCCATCCATAGGGCGACATCTTCCTAATGTAGCCTCTAGGCCTCGGAGAACCGTTCATTAAGAATTCAATGAAAGACGATATGTAGAAGACAGCATATACTCCAAGAACTGCGCTGGAGATAACGTAGAGAATGAAGAGTATATCTATGGCGGTTTCTCTAAGGACTATAGGCCACCAGTATAGCTCCTTAAAGAAATACTCTATAACCGCATCTTCAAAGAAGCCCATAGCTCTCACCCGCTATTTTCTCGCACATATCTCAAGAAGGACATCTCTCCAGCCCCTATCCCGGAGAAGACTTGTCAAGTCCTCGAGGCCCACTAGGCTAATCTTGTAACGTTTTGCAACAGCCTCGACTTCAACACCTTCATTAAGCTCTCTTACAACCCTGCAAAAATCGTCATCTCTTCTAGCTAAGCCCTCTATAAGCCTCCGTAACCCTTGTTCCCCCCTCAAATAGTAGTACTTGTATTTCTTCCACTTGAAGGATGATATTATGCCCCGTGACTCGAGAACATAGATATGCCAAGAGAGAACAGCTTTACCTAGGCCTGTAAGTCTAACCAGCTCGTTTAGATGGGCAAACCCTTTCTCGCTAAGTATTGATACTAAATATTTCCTAGTACTATGCCTAAGTGCTTTTTCTGGATTAATGCGCCAGTATAGTATGATTACATACCGTATCTTACGCTGTATTCTCTCCAAATACCTGCTATTAGCCTGTGATGCCTCTAGAAGCCCCATAGCGCCAAGTATTATAAGGGCACCTAAGCCCCTCCTATACCACGTAGAGGAAGGTGTCTCGACATTCATGCTTTCAAGAGCTTCTAGTAAAAGCTCCAGGTAGACGTTGTCCCTAGTATCATAGTAGGCCCAGACGATGTTAAATGGTATAACTACTAGTAAACCTTCCCCTACTCTTACCCTGTAAAAAGACCCATGCTCATGGACTTGATCTCCTAGAATCCCTACTACACGATATTTGCTCACGTTGTAGCCTCTAGGCATATTGATAGGTCCACCAACCAAGTTATCAATGATCCTTACAGGCAGGTCGTATTGGGATAGAGCGGGCTTTAGCATCATGACACCATTGTAGGTAGTGACCACGATGCCACTGCCTAACATGAATGTCACGAGCTTCCTGGAGATCATTAAAATTTCCCGCTCTTCTTCGGGCTTCCAGTTAGGGTCTAGAAGCACTACAACATCCTCAGAAGGGTTGAGCCTCACCTTCCCAAGCTCGCGCAGGCCTACAACACTATAGTTTACAGTCACACCGCTAGCCCTGCTGAAATTGAGGAAACTCCTTAAGTAGAAGAAATCATAATCGTCGGTAACCACATACAATATGCTTCTCGAAGACGAATCATGCGTAGAAGCAATAGTGAGACTAGCCACCCATACCGGCGACACTAGCACTAGGATAACCAATGCCCACAGGAGGAAAAAAAACGTGGAGACCTCATAAACCCTCCACCACCCTATCCCTCGCCTTCACCGCTCTCCCTACCACAGCCAGCAGCGACGCTGCTAGAGCTAGCCCTACAAGGCTTAAAGGCGACCCTAGCTCAGGAACCTCAGCACCATTAATGTACGCTGTTGCCGCGGCGCCTATAGCATACTCCGATGATGAAAGGTCTATATTAAGTGGCGTTGATGTGGTAGGCCTTACCCCCACGACCCTTATTTCGCTATCGTCATTACCATTTATAATAGTTGTTCCGTTAAAGGTGAACTGCGTCCACCCGCTAGGTGATCGAAGCACCCTGATCTCAACAGTAGAGTGGATCGAGCTTACATCGACCTTAAAGTTGGCTTTCTCTATCTGCGTATTCTCTGCAACTAGGACGCCATTAATATAGATTGATTCGACGCTCACCTTTCTCCAATCAAGCCATCCATCACTACCTATCCAGATGTGCGCCTTACCAGGAGCCTCATCACTAATATGTACTTCCACTTCATCCTCGGGGTTCACATCTATCCAACCTAAACCACTTACTTTCATCCGACCTCCCTGGACAACCCTCATTTGCATCACACCATCAACAATCCATGCACGCCCATCCGTGTTTAACTCGAACTGCTTATAGTCTCCCCTCGAGCGTGCTGGCTGGGCTAAAGCTGGTACCGCAACCAGCAATGCTAATAGCACGGCAACAACTACCATTCTTTTCATTGCCTTCTGCATACGCCTGCTCACCTTCAACACCCTTCAAAAATTAAATCGACATGTACTTAAAGATCTTATAGTCCGATCCGCACAAGCCATCGCTAACCATTAAACACGATTATTCAGTACACCTGTTTAATAGCTACGTGTCTAGGGGTTCAGTGGGCGTAGTCTTTTAAGCGGCTTTTCCGGCATCAATACGTCGCCCTTATACCTCACCCTAACAATCTTAGACATTTCTTCGCACCCCGTGTTGAATATTACCCCCGCAAGCCAATTAGTCTTCCCAGCCTAGGATGTTTCCAGATTATCAACAATGATACCCCAAGGGATAACCGTTTGTGAAGAGTGTTTCCAACTGATGGTTTCCTCTGGAAACGTAGTTTTTAATAACCCGGGCCTTTGGAGCCCCCGGGGGTCCCCCGGGTCCCTAATCCAGGCGGGCCCCCCACACTAATGCCCCTATATAAAGCCTGTCCTTTTCTGAAGAGTAGAATTCTACATGACCAGCCACAAAAGCTCTACCACCAATACCACCAGACGTGCAAGCAGCCACTATCACGAGGAGTGTACGGGTACAACCCACGTGAAAGAGGAGAACAATGAGCCTTACCACAATAGGTGGCATTGAATGATAGTGTTGTATTGAGGTACATCTTACTAGTTGTACATGACAATCTCTCTGACGAAGCTGCATAACGGGTTGCTCCTACACGCAGTTTTCGCGGTTTTCTCGTACTCGTTTAATAGCGTCTTTCTTAGCAGTGCCTCGGGGTCTATTCCGGCCTCTTTGCTTGTCTCCTTGACCAGGTTGTAGATGTGCTGAACTTGTACTTTGATATGCTTCAGCGCTTGTCTCGAAGCTTTCAGCCCTTTAATGGCGTCGTCAAGACTCTCCAACAACTTCTGAATGCTAGCGTTTTTCGGCATTTGAAGCCATACTAATAGGATGGTTAACCCGTTAAGTGTGGATGCTCTATCACCATAGCGTTCTGCTACTCTCTGTGCTCTCTCTAAGGTTGTCTATAGGTTCGCCCTGCCTAGGAGCTTGTCAAGAGAAACCTTGACCTCAACAACTACCAGTTCGTCTTCTCGATAGCCTACGAAGTCAACTTCGCCTATATCTCCTCCTATGCGGGACAAGGGCCTATACCTTTTCGCCAACAGAAGCGTTACCGTTACTTGCTCAAGAAGGACTCCCTGATATTTATCCTCCAACCTCTTAAGATCTTCATAGTAGGTTTTTACCACTGGTAGTGCGAGACTATAGCCTAAACGTACGAGGCTGACCAGTGTCCGTATAAGCTGTGTGATTTGGATTCCATGCTCGCTCGCCACGCATACTTTGTTTAGCTGCCCCACGATCTTTTCAAGATTCAGAATACTCTTTTCCACTGCCCTTTCCCAAGCTTTGCGATCTACATAGCCTAGGAGAAAGCTTAGGGCTGCCTTGCGGGCATAACTTTGCTCCATGCGCTTCTCCAGGGCGAGGTACAGGAGGCCCGCCAACACCACTCCGAAGAACAGTGTGTTACGCCTATCCCTACATGCCTATGCTGGTTGGTTGGTACCCAGCCAGACTCTATGAAGAACTTTGTGAACAAGTCGGGCGAGACGCTGCCGAAGAGTAGCCAGATAAGCATCACCCGGCGTGTGAGCACCCCAAGCGCGTAGGGCTCTAGGTCATGCGAAAACCAACACACCCAAACCACCTTACAGCACAGCCAAATCAGCCAAGAGTATTAAGGTGTTAACTCCTAGCCAGGCATTAGCTGAAACCCTGGACCCCGCTACCAGTATCGCTTAGACGGTATCAGGGCAGTGCTTTTCTCGGATAAGGCTGGGATGCCGTCTAGCTGTCTAGGTGTAGGGGATTTAGCCGTTAGCGTTACCGCATTGAATGCCGTGGGGGGCTAGGGACGTGGTGGGGCTTCCAGGGGAGCTGCTTCGGAGTGCCGAGGAGTTTTGCCGGGATGAGTTGTACAGTAGCATGATTTACCGGGCGCTAGCTGAGATTGAGAAGGATCCACACCGCCGGAAGCTCTTGGAAAAAATCGCGGAACAGGAGTACGAGCACTACCTGTTCTGGCGCAAGCTCCTCGGACGTGACTGTAGCGTTGGAAGACCCCGGGTTGGCCTCATGGCTGCCGGCTACCGGCTCCTCGGACCAGCATTTACGCTACGACTCCTAGAGCGGGGCGAAAGAGAAACCATTCGGAAGTACAGGGAGATGCTTCTCCACCTCCCGGGGGCCGAGAGGGCTAAGCTCGAGGAAATCATAAGGGATGAGAAGGAGCATGAGAGGAGGCTGTTAGAGGAGCTTGAAGATGCCAGGATAAAGTACCTGGGCTACGTGGCCCTAGGCCTCGCAGACGCAATAGTCGAGATAACCGGTGTACACACAGGCTTCCTCGGCGCAACCTCGAACACAATCGTGGCCGGCGTGGCCGGCCTCGTCGTAGGCTTCTCAGCCGCAATGTCAATGGCCGGCGCAGCATACATACAAGCAAAACACAGCAAAGAGGAGAACCCGCCCGTAAGCGCCATAGTAACCGGGATAAGCTACATACTCTCCGTAGTCCTCCTAGCACTACCCTACTTCCTCACCAAAAGCATGCTGCTAAGCTTCACAGCAAGCATACTCGTTGGGATCACCTTGACGGGAGCCTTCACCTACTATAGCACGGTAATCCAGGAGAAACCATTCACAAGAGAATTAGCCGAGAGCACCGCCCTACTCCTAGGCACAGCAGCCGCAAGCTACGCCTTCGGAGAACTACTAGGAACGATACTAGGCATAAAAGGCATAATAGAATAGCTACTACATCAACCTCCTATCTACATCATCTGCACACATTACCACAAGGAACCCAAACAACTCTCCATGATAGAGCTTGGGGCCAACACCCATTACTTTTCAGTTACCACTAAAACCCCAGCACTACTACACCAAGCTTCTCAGCTACAACTACTTTAGACGCCAAAGGCTGAGTCATTAAGTTCTGAGGTATCCACAGAAGCCGCTGCCAGGAGAACCCGTACATTCTGGCGTGGACTGGAAGGATCAAGTTAGAGACGCTGGATCTTGGTGTTAGTGCGAGTTTGTAACTTAGGACTGTACAGTGTGGTCTACATGTGATTTATGGTACAGCTAAGTGCGTGGATCGTACGTATTGCTAGTTGTTACGCATAGAAACATACATGTTCCTGCAAGCTGCTATGGCGCTGCCCGGAAATCGATTTGTATAACAGCGCTTTGGGATTACTATGTTGGACTTGTGGAAAAGTTACGGTAGTTCTTGCAGTGTACATTATGAATTTGCCTCATTGTTTGTAACCGTAGGAATTTACTTGGGGCTTGCTACGGGTTTAGCAAGTCCTACGACACTTTCCATATATAGAAAAAGAGTTGCGTTGCAATGAAGGTAAGGGTATCCTACTGGCTTCATCGTAGAACTATACCTATTCATTGCAGTCGTATCGTTTCTCGTGCTATTACACTATGAAATTGGTTTAGAGTGCATATCTGGAATCTGCATAACACATGTAATCGAAGTCTCATCATGAGCCATGTTGATAGTTAGTATTGCCTTAGCAATGTATGTTGCCAAGAACATGAGTGGAAAGGGAAAAGTGTTAAGCGTATGATTCTGCCGACATTTATACAGCCCTCCTCTATGTTGGCTGTGTTGCCAGCCTTGCTGAGACTATAGTCAAAAGGCAGTGAGGGCTCTTGTTTGGCTAAATACAAGCTTCAAGTGGTGGCATAGAATGTGCATACAGCACGTTTGATAAGAATACCGGTGTTCCATTTCCATCTAAGGGTAGCTCTTCACCCTCAATTACTATCACATTGATTGTACTGCTAGACTACAACTTAGCCTTTAGAATCCTCGTCATCCCTAGCTCAGCATCTACCGCATATATTATTAAATATCCAAATATCCTAGCAAGAGGTATGATGAAGTAGCCCGTGCCAGCCCGAAGTCTACTGCAACCCTACGCTTAGGGATTTCTCTTAACACGGTATCGATTACAAGATCTACAGGCTGCATGATTTTCCTTCAGCTAGACTCGAGAGCCCCGATTTTAGACGGTGATGCTGTTTACGGGTTCCTCCTGCACTATCATGCATTCAAACCAACCCATTATATTAAAATGGTGTGCTAGTAAAAAGTCTCGCCAGGAGGCGGTTAACCCTTGGCCGCCAACTGTGTATTCAGCCTTGCAAGGAGAAGGCGTAGTATTAGGCGTTACCGTAGGGACCCGGTTAATCTCGAGGATATCCTATACGCTATCTCGGCGGCGCTGGAGGCTCCATCGGGCGCTAATCGGCAACCCTGGAGGTTCATAATAGTTGACGACGAGGAGGTAAAGAGGAGGCTTAGAGAGGAATGTGAGCGGTGGGAGAAGAAGTTCCATGGGAGCGAGTCTCTACCAGGGTGGTTCAAGGAATGGCTTAGAGATAGGGGTATCACTTGGGAGAAGCCCTTCCTTACCGATGCTCCATACCTCATAGCCGTTGCCGCCTATAAGAAGGCGCCCTACGCACGTGAAAGCACGTGGCTTGCTATAGGCTACCTGCTCCTTGCACTCGAGGAGAGGGGCTTGGCATCGCTCACTTACACACCCACGAACCCGAGGGCCGCGGCTAGGATCCTCGGGATACCCGAGGACTACACTCTAGAAGCATTAATCCCCGTGGGCAAGCTCGCGGAAGAGAAGCGCAAGGAACCCAGGATGAGCATTGAGGAAGCCGTACACTATAACGGCTGGGGCCGCAGGCTACCAAAACCAGCATCCGAGAGCTAAACTAGTATGAGATCTAGTACTTCCTTATAGCACCTCATTGATGCCAGAAAACGCAGCACGAGGATGTCTCGAATGGCGGGCCCGCGGGGATTTGAACCCCGGACCTCCGGCTCCGAAGGCCGGCGCCCTATCCTGGCTAGGCTACGGGCCCACAAATCCTGCGCGCTACCGTGTTTGTTATTTCTCCCGGGGTGGGGTTAGTGTTTATGTTTTTGTCTTGCCGGCTTGCACTATGTTTTCATTTGGGGTAGTGTGTTATGGCTGTAGACTTGTTTTCTGATGTCCTAAAACTGGTTGATGGTCTTCGTGGGTTTGAGCTTGTTGCTAGTCTTGCCAGGTTTCACCGTGTACAAGGTGGCGACGATATAGTCGTGGCTGTTGAACATGTTGGCCAGGTGCTTGAGGAGCTTGGCGTCGAGGTTCGGTTGGAGGTGTTTCGTGGGCCTCTGGGGCTTGGGGAGTTTTGGGGTTTTG
This DNA window, taken from Hyperthermus butylicus DSM 5456, encodes the following:
- a CDS encoding VIT1/CCC1 transporter family protein produces the protein MVGLPGELLRSAEEFCRDELYSSMIYRALAEIEKDPHRRKLLEKIAEQEYEHYLFWRKLLGRDCSVGRPRVGLMAAGYRLLGPAFTLRLLERGERETIRKYREMLLHLPGAERAKLEEIIRDEKEHERRLLEELEDARIKYLGYVALGLADAIVEITGVHTGFLGATSNTIVAGVAGLVVGFSAAMSMAGAAYIQAKHSKEENPPVSAIVTGISYILSVVLLALPYFLTKSMLLSFTASILVGITLTGAFTYYSTVIQEKPFTRELAESTALLLGTAAASYAFGELLGTILGIKGIIE
- a CDS encoding nitroreductase family protein gives rise to the protein MAANCVFSLARRRRSIRRYRRDPVNLEDILYAISAALEAPSGANRQPWRFIIVDDEEVKRRLREECERWEKKFHGSESLPGWFKEWLRDRGITWEKPFLTDAPYLIAVAAYKKAPYARESTWLAIGYLLLALEERGLASLTYTPTNPRAAARILGIPEDYTLEALIPVGKLAEEKRKEPRMSIEEAVHYNGWGRRLPKPASES
- a CDS encoding glycosyltransferase family 2 protein; protein product: MGFFEDAVIEYFFKELYWWPIVLRETAIDILFILYVISSAVLGVYAVFYISSFIEFLMNGSPRPRGYIRKMSPYGWPRVGIIVPVYNDYEVLSSLEAIMRIDYPYVITIVVDDSTDSSLSHEISNISVRSNGRILHLKREGRKGLKAGALNEAIEILLEMYNVDYILILDADFEPPSDMVLKLVELAFDEEADIVQGYQRHVKGSNTLFGLLYRASMAGAIINIVGRYWLRLFPFFTGSCGLISRRVLEAVRFREGSLSEDFRLTIDAALSIPNLKVIASHEAYANGSVPRTQRAFWRQQIRWSVGTLDEFFKTFVDAVSSENLTFTEKIGYILQGLFFTNGLWVYVNTIVPLILALAGYGRLELVWPIGVYLWLIGIETLVVAGCILEKCGYMNSVVVAGYMILMIYYTALIHAIGTLKYLITRRAVWHVTSKRGKYERFYSD
- a CDS encoding ArsR/SmtB family transcription factor, which codes for MLVSPVWVASLTIASTHDSSSRSILYVVTDDYDFFYLRSFLNFSRASGVTVNYSVVGLRELGKVRLNPSEDVVVLLDPNWKPEEEREILMISRKLVTFMLGSGIVVTTYNGVMMLKPALSQYDLPVRIIDNLVGGPINMPRGYNVSKYRVVGILGDQVHEHGSFYRVRVGEGLLVVIPFNIVWAYYDTRDNVYLELLLEALESMNVETPSSTWYRRGLGALIILGAMGLLEASQANSRYLERIQRKIRYVIILYWRINPEKALRHSTRKYLVSILSEKGFAHLNELVRLTGLGKAVLSWHIYVLESRGIISSFKWKKYKYYYLRGEQGLRRLIEGLARRDDDFCRVVRELNEGVEVEAVAKRYKISLVGLEDLTSLLRDRGWRDVLLEICARK
- a CDS encoding exosortase/archaeosortase family protein, translating into MIRKARTNSFYSLLVSIAVITVILYVIIFTSLYKPVVLIEKRVMILSYKALGINVIDVAHNALMIWGGGNVVTIVLTPSCVGIYSLIVYILLVVFTPRISKWQKVKAGIVGSTILFFANIVRMFVSGVAGVVQGYAAFRFFHDVLGGAFMILLVATLWVDWIYRTSRYAGWP